One stretch of Harmonia axyridis chromosome 1, icHarAxyr1.1, whole genome shotgun sequence DNA includes these proteins:
- the LOC123671023 gene encoding RE1-silencing transcription factor B-like: MSIHNRRVKTELEEMGQDDDRISFDYDVQHTIDGQYTEDIKTEDVKTEDIDIVDQYIDENGIRSSIGYETEMKRDCSFNEKITCEIKPLGSKHDSSNKYKTRNHMDAAPSNKHEQECLVCEYTTNDKTNLKRHFDAVHLNKREHNCKFCEYSAKHKQGLENHIKAVHLDKREHKCHLRNYASAYKQNIEKHIVAVHSNKREHKCVFCEYAAKKKKSS; the protein is encoded by the exons ATGAGTATTCACAACAGAAGAGTTAAGACTGAATTAGAAGAAATGGGACAAGATGATGATAGGATATCATTTGACTATGA TGTCCAGCATACAATTGACGGGCAGTATACTGAAGATATAAAGACCGAAGACGTTAAGACGGAAGATATAGATATTGTTGACCAGTACATTGATGAGAATGGAATAAGATCGTCGATTGGATATGAAACTGAAATGAAGAGAGATTGTAGTTTCAATGAGAAAATTACTTGTGAAATTAAGCCATTGGGTAGTAAACATGACTCatctaataaatataaaactaggAATCATATGGATGCTGCTCCTTCGAATAAACATGAACAAGAATGTCTAGTATGTGAGTATACAACAAATGACAAGACAAATCTAAAACGGCATTTTGAtgctgttcatttgaataagcGAGAACATAATTGTAAGTTTTGTGAGTATTCTGCTAAACATAAGCAGGGACTTGAAAACCATATAAAGGCTGTTCATTTGGATaaacgagaacataaatgtcacctgCGCAACTATGCTTCAGCTTAtaaacagaatatcgaaaagcaTATAGTTGCAGTTCATTCGAATaaacgagaacataaatgtgtgttttgtgagtatgctgctaaaaaaaagaaaagttcttga
- the LOC123671017 gene encoding zinc finger Y-chromosomal protein-like translates to MYPEKYMSIHNRRVKTELEKMGQDDDRISFDYDVQHTIDGQYTEDIKIEDVKTEDIDIVDQYIDENGIRSSIGYETEMKRDYSFNDRITFEIEPLSSKHDSSNKYKTRNHMDAAPSNKHEQECLVCEYTTNDKTNQKRHFDAVHLNKREHNCKFCEYSAKHKQGLENHIKAVHLDKREHKCHLRNYASAYKQNIKKHIVAVHSNKREHKCVFCEYAANEKKQLENHIKAVHLDKREHKCHLCNYASAYKQNIKKHIGAVHLNEQEHKCGFCEYVANQKGNLENHIKAVHLDKREHRCHLCNYASAYKHSIKKHIVAVHSNKREHKCVFCEYAANEKKQLENHIKAVHLDKREHKCHLCNYASAYKHSIKKHIVAVHSNKREHKCVFCEYAANEKKQLENHIKAVHLDKREHKCHLCNYASAYKQNIKKHIGAVHLNEQEHKCGFCEYVANQKGNLENHIKAVHLDKPEHRCHLCNYASAYRRNIQRHIEVVHLNKREYKCGFCEYVAQQKGQLENHMKAVHLEKREHKCHLCNYATAYKGNIKNHIVAVHSNKREHKCVFCEYAANEKKHLENHIKAVHLDKREHKCHLCNYASAYKQSIKRHIDEVHLKYKRKGRSR, encoded by the exons ATGTACCCAGAAAAATATATGAGTATTCACAACAGAAGAGTTAAGactgaattagaaaaaatgggACAAGATGATGATAGGATATCATTTGACTATGA TGTCCAGCATACAATTGACGGGCAGTATACTGAAGATATAAAGATCGAAGACGTAAAGACTGAAGATATAGATATTGTTGACCAGTACATTGATGAGAATGGAATAAGATCGTCTATTGGATATGAAACAGAAATGAAGAGAGATTATAGTTTCAATGACAgaattacttttgaaattgagcCATTGAGTAGTAAACATGACTCatctaataaatataaaactaggAATCATATGGATGCTGCTCCTTCGAATAAACATGAACAAGAATGTCTAGTATGTGAGTATACAACAAATGACAAGACAAATCAAAAACGGCATTTTGAtgctgttcatttgaataagcGAGAACATAATTGTAAGTTTTGTGAGTATTCTGCTAAACATAAGCAGGGACTTGAAAACCATATAAAGGCTGTTCATTTGGATaaacgagaacataaatgtcacctgCGCAACTATGCTTCAGCTTATAAACAGAATatcaaaaagcatatagttgcagttcattcgaataaacgagaacataaatgtgTGTTTTGTGAGTATGCTGCTAACGAAAAGAAACAACTTGAAAACCATATAAAGGCTGTTCATTTGGATaaacgagaacataaatgtcacctgTGCAACTATGCTTCAGCTTATAAACAGAacatcaaaaagcatataggtgcagttcatttgaatgaacaagaacataaaTGTGGGTTTTGTGAGTATGTAGCTAATCAGAAGGGAAACCTTGAAAATCATATAAAGGCTGTTCATTTGGATAAACGAGAACATAGATGTCACCTGTGCAATTATGCTTCAGCTTATAAACATAgcatcaaaaagcatatagttgcagttcattcgaataaacgagaacataaatgtgTGTTTTGTGAGTATGCTGCTAACGAAAAGAAACAACTTGAAAACCATATAAAGGCTGTTCATTTGGATaaacgagaacataaatgtcacctgTGCAACTATGCTTCAGCTTATAAACATAgcatcaaaaagcatatagttgcagttcattcgaataaacgagaacataaatgtgTGTTTTGTGAGTATGCTGCTAACGAAAAGAAACAACTTGAAAACCATATAAAGGCTGTTCATTTGGATaaacgagaacataaatgtcacctgTGCAACTATGCTTCAGCTTATAAACAGAacatcaaaaagcatataggtgcagttcatttgaatgaacaagaacataaaTGTGGGTTTTGTGAGTATGTAGCTAATCAGAAGGGAAACCTTGAAAATCATATAAAGGCTGTTCATTTGGATAAACCAGAACATAGATGTCACCTGTGCAATTATGCTTCAGCTTATAGACGGAACATCCAAAGGCATATAGAAGTAGTTCATCTGAACAAACGAGAATATAAATGTGGATTTTGTGAGTATGTAGCTCAGCAGAAAGGACAACTTGAAAATCATATGAAGGCTGTTCATTTGGAAaaacgagaacataaatgtcacctgTGCAACTATGCTACAGCTTATAAAGGGAACATCAAAAATCATATAGTTGCAGTTCATTCGAATaaacgagaacataaatgtgTGTTTTGTGAGTACGCTGCTAACGAAAAGAAACATCTTGAAAACCATATAAAGGCTGTTCATTTGGATaaacgagaacataaatgtcacctgTGCAACTATGCTTCAGCTTATAAACAGAGcatcaaaaggcatatagatgaAGTTCATTTGAAGTATAAACGAAAAGGGAGGAGTCGATAA